Proteins found in one Microbacterium sp. SSM24 genomic segment:
- a CDS encoding M4 family metallopeptidase yields MAHAIVPPYLLARIAAVQEPTWARAAEAARSTLAAPRHYRPVRSRLRLSIEDDGTLVAETTPAPDREISDAQEREVLPGVRVRGEDDPATGDAAADEAFDGLGATFDFLWDAWGRNSLDGAGGALLATVHYGQDYDNAFWNGERMVFGDGDGEVFTGFTNSLTVIAHELAHGVIEDEGGLVYRGQSGALNESIADVFGALAEQHALGQTADQASWLIGEGIFTDAVQGDALRSLAAPGTAYDDDVLGRDPQPAHMRDYVETRDDNGGVHINSGIPNHAFYLIATALGGKAWERAGLIWYRTITTGTLSSSADFTAFARATLAAAASEYGEESEEVSAVRSGWVGVGVIDDERAAEQRG; encoded by the coding sequence ATGGCCCACGCGATCGTCCCCCCGTACCTGCTCGCCCGCATCGCCGCCGTGCAGGAGCCCACGTGGGCACGCGCCGCCGAGGCCGCCCGGTCGACGCTCGCCGCGCCACGGCACTACCGTCCGGTCCGCTCGCGCCTGCGGCTGTCGATCGAGGATGACGGCACGCTCGTCGCCGAGACGACGCCCGCTCCCGACCGCGAGATCTCGGACGCGCAGGAGCGCGAGGTGCTGCCCGGAGTGAGAGTGCGCGGCGAAGACGATCCCGCGACGGGCGATGCCGCCGCCGACGAGGCCTTCGACGGGCTGGGGGCGACGTTCGACTTCCTGTGGGACGCGTGGGGCCGCAACAGCCTCGACGGCGCCGGCGGTGCGCTTCTGGCCACCGTCCACTACGGCCAGGACTACGACAACGCGTTCTGGAACGGCGAGCGCATGGTGTTCGGCGACGGCGACGGCGAGGTCTTCACGGGCTTCACGAACTCGCTCACCGTCATCGCGCACGAGTTGGCCCACGGGGTGATCGAAGACGAGGGAGGCCTGGTCTACCGCGGTCAGTCCGGTGCGCTGAACGAGTCGATCGCCGATGTGTTCGGCGCGCTGGCCGAGCAGCACGCACTCGGGCAGACCGCCGACCAGGCGTCGTGGCTCATCGGCGAGGGCATCTTCACCGACGCGGTCCAGGGCGACGCGCTGCGCTCGCTCGCCGCCCCCGGCACGGCCTACGACGACGACGTCCTCGGCCGCGATCCCCAGCCGGCGCACATGCGCGACTACGTCGAGACCCGCGACGACAACGGCGGCGTGCACATCAATTCCGGCATCCCGAATCACGCGTTCTACCTGATCGCGACCGCGCTCGGCGGCAAGGCGTGGGAGCGCGCCGGGCTGATCTGGTACCGCACGATCACGACCGGCACGCTGTCGTCCTCGGCCGACTTCACCGCCTTCGCCCGCGCCACCCTGGCGGCCGCAGCGTCGGAGTACGGTGAGGAGTCGGAGGAGGTGTCCGCCGTGCGGTCCGGATGGGTCGGCGTCGGCGTGATCGACGATGAGCGAGCCGCAGAGCAGCGAGGCTGA
- a CDS encoding uracil-DNA glycosylase — MAMTLAELADAGLVDPEWAAALTPVAPDIADLGERLRAEVAAGRSYLPAGDRVLRAFQRPLSGVRVLIVGQDPYPTPGHPIGLSFAVDPQVRPLPRSLSNIYQELEADLGVPRAEHGDLSAWSDQGVMLLNRVLTVAPGQPASHRGWGWERVTEHAIRTLADRGGPLVAILWGKDAANLRPLLGSTPIIESAHPSPLSARRGFFGSRPFSRTNTLLEEQGAAPVDWALPARA; from the coding sequence ATGGCGATGACGCTGGCCGAGCTGGCAGACGCCGGACTCGTCGATCCCGAGTGGGCCGCCGCGCTCACCCCGGTCGCACCCGACATCGCGGACCTCGGCGAGCGGCTGCGCGCCGAGGTCGCCGCCGGACGCTCCTACCTTCCCGCGGGCGACCGCGTGCTCCGGGCGTTCCAGCGACCGCTGTCGGGGGTGCGGGTTCTCATCGTCGGACAGGATCCGTACCCGACGCCGGGGCATCCGATCGGCCTCTCGTTCGCCGTCGACCCCCAGGTGCGTCCGCTGCCGCGCAGCCTCTCGAACATCTACCAGGAGCTCGAGGCCGATCTCGGTGTGCCGCGCGCCGAGCACGGCGACCTCTCGGCGTGGAGCGACCAGGGCGTCATGCTGCTCAACCGCGTGCTCACCGTCGCGCCCGGGCAGCCCGCCTCCCACCGCGGCTGGGGGTGGGAGCGCGTCACCGAGCACGCGATCCGCACCCTCGCGGATCGTGGCGGTCCGCTCGTCGCGATCCTGTGGGGGAAGGATGCCGCGAACCTGCGTCCGCTGCTCGGGTCGACGCCGATCATCGAGTCCGCGCATCCGTCGCCGCTGTCAGCCCGCCGAGGATTCTTCGGCTCCCGGCCGTTCTCCCGGACGAACACCCTGCTCGAGGAGCAGGGCGCCGCGCCCGTGGACTGGGCGCTGCCGGCCCGAGCGTAG
- a CDS encoding GNAT family N-acetyltransferase, translating into MLEEEYDRDRRRLPQHLRRLPEPERPFTFEIRPVAEGDIPDIREIYNYYVTNSVVTFDEKKWSLAQWREKREFLRKLDLPFLVAESPSGQILGYALVQPMSSKSAYRFSVENSIYLGQAATGKGLGKALLIALIAACEQIGIRQMVAVISDKGAEGSVALHEKLGFVEVGRMGRVGFKFGRWLGTIYMQKELKPVKKQKRSLFSR; encoded by the coding sequence ATGCTCGAGGAGGAATACGATCGCGACCGCCGGCGGCTGCCGCAGCACCTGCGTCGCCTTCCTGAACCGGAGCGGCCGTTCACGTTCGAGATCCGGCCCGTCGCCGAGGGCGACATCCCCGACATCCGGGAGATCTACAACTACTACGTGACCAACTCCGTCGTGACGTTCGACGAGAAGAAGTGGTCGCTGGCGCAGTGGCGGGAGAAGCGCGAGTTCCTCCGCAAGCTCGACCTGCCGTTCCTCGTCGCGGAGTCGCCCAGCGGGCAGATCCTCGGATACGCGCTCGTGCAGCCCATGTCCAGCAAGTCGGCGTACCGCTTCTCGGTCGAGAACTCGATCTACCTGGGTCAGGCGGCCACCGGGAAGGGACTGGGCAAGGCGCTGCTGATCGCCCTCATCGCCGCGTGCGAGCAGATCGGCATCCGCCAGATGGTGGCGGTGATCAGCGACAAGGGCGCCGAGGGCTCGGTCGCCCTGCACGAGAAGCTGGGCTTCGTCGAGGTCGGCCGCATGGGTCGCGTCGGGTTCAAGTTCGGCCGATGGCTCGGCACGATCTACATGCAGAAGGAGCTCAAGCCGGTGAAGAAGCAGAAGCGGAGCTTGTTCTCCCGCTGA
- a CDS encoding protealysin inhibitor emfourin: protein MSEPQSSEAEPSRPDAPSAPDAANAPVEVAVTRTGGFAGLTKRWLAEPGDAEASDWIALITQCPWDAPADVAAAVRADASDGPGADRFTWWIRARCGEQVEREAELPDHEVVGAWRDLIDAVRDWSRSANA, encoded by the coding sequence ATGAGCGAGCCGCAGAGCAGCGAGGCTGAGCCGTCGCGGCCCGACGCGCCCAGCGCGCCCGACGCCGCCAACGCGCCCGTCGAGGTCGCTGTGACGCGCACCGGCGGCTTCGCCGGGCTCACCAAACGCTGGCTCGCCGAACCCGGCGATGCCGAGGCATCCGACTGGATCGCTCTCATCACGCAGTGCCCCTGGGATGCCCCGGCGGACGTGGCTGCTGCGGTCCGCGCCGACGCGAGCGACGGACCCGGCGCCGACCGGTTCACGTGGTGGATCCGCGCCCGCTGCGGCGAGCAGGTCGAACGCGAGGCGGAGCTGCCCGACCACGAGGTCGTCGGCGCCTGGCGCGACCTCATCGATGCCGTGCGGGACTGGAGCCGCTCCGCGAACGCGTGA
- a CDS encoding ABC transporter permease produces MIRYTLTRLALLLLGLLVASVLIFLSLRVLPGDVAQLIAGVNSTPAQIEAIRERLGLDQPLPVQYLDWIGGVLRGDLGSSLLTGSTVASELAEKAEVTVPLGILSLTIAVLFSVPLGVLSAVRRGRGDGTALSVGAQALAAVPVVWAGMMLVVVFAVWLGWLPAQGFPRAGWQDPAAAMRALILPALTIGIVEGAMLMRIVRSATLQAVGQDHVRTGAAKGLTRNAALVRHGLPDVGLSVITVLGLQVAGIIVGAVVIEQLFTLPGIGRMLVSDVGARDLPMVQGELLVLTGFVLIVGFVVDLVHRVIDPRQREAA; encoded by the coding sequence GTGATCCGATACACGCTGACGCGCCTGGCCCTGCTCCTGCTCGGCTTGCTCGTCGCCAGCGTGCTGATCTTCCTCTCGCTCCGGGTGCTCCCCGGTGATGTCGCGCAGCTGATCGCGGGCGTCAACAGCACGCCCGCGCAGATCGAGGCGATCCGCGAGCGACTCGGGCTCGACCAGCCGCTCCCGGTGCAGTATCTCGACTGGATCGGCGGGGTGCTGCGCGGAGACCTGGGCAGCTCGCTGCTCACCGGGTCGACGGTCGCGAGCGAGCTCGCCGAGAAGGCCGAGGTCACGGTGCCCCTCGGCATCCTGTCCCTCACCATCGCCGTGCTGTTCAGCGTCCCGCTCGGAGTGCTCTCGGCCGTGCGGCGGGGCCGCGGCGACGGGACGGCGCTGAGCGTCGGCGCGCAGGCGCTCGCCGCGGTCCCCGTGGTGTGGGCGGGCATGATGCTGGTCGTCGTGTTCGCGGTGTGGCTCGGCTGGCTCCCCGCGCAGGGGTTCCCGCGCGCCGGGTGGCAGGATCCGGCCGCCGCCATGCGTGCCCTCATCCTCCCGGCCCTCACGATCGGCATCGTGGAGGGCGCGATGCTGATGCGGATCGTGCGGAGCGCGACCCTGCAGGCCGTCGGCCAGGACCACGTGCGCACCGGCGCCGCGAAGGGCCTCACACGCAACGCCGCACTCGTGCGCCACGGGCTACCGGACGTCGGCCTCTCGGTCATCACGGTCCTCGGCCTGCAGGTGGCCGGGATCATCGTCGGGGCCGTCGTGATCGAACAGCTGTTCACGCTGCCCGGAATCGGCCGCATGCTGGTGTCCGACGTGGGCGCGCGCGATCTGCCGATGGTGCAGGGCGAGCTCCTGGTGCTCACCGGCTTCGTGCTGATCGTCGGCTTCGTGGTCGATCTGGTGCACCGTGTCATCGATCCCCGGCAGCGGGAGGCGGCATGA
- a CDS encoding ABC transporter substrate-binding protein, translating to MLRRTALAAASILAAGALLLSACSGGAEPGPTSSGAPDPDASVAIRLVLEPGNLDIRQTAGSALDQILVDNVYQGLVGRTPEQEIVPVLAEDWTVSPDGLTYTFTLREGVTFHDGQELTPQDVVWSLTTRKNTPEWRDSARLANVTTVTADGQVVTLELAEPDSSLLWNLTGRAGIILKEGDTVDYSTAANGTGPFRLDQWRQGDSITFSRNDDYWGDPAQVAEVVFDYIPDNQAALNAALAGEVDVLTGFDANLKEQVEANGDFALELGQSTDKGTLAFNQTSGPLADQRVRQAIRQAIDHDAFIQSGASGETLYGPIPSLDPGYEDLSDVAPYDPEAARALLDEAGVDDLELTLTIPNFYATTIPQILVSNLNDVGITLEVKSVDFSTWLNDVYINQDYDLSFVLHTEARDFENWANPDYYFTYDNPEVQDLYAQSLAATDEAEAAELLAEAARIVSEDAAGDWLYNGASVVAVGTNITGMPSINVNERLNLAELAKSNG from the coding sequence ATGCTCCGTCGCACCGCCCTCGCCGCGGCTTCGATACTCGCCGCCGGCGCGCTCCTGCTGAGCGCCTGCAGCGGCGGCGCCGAGCCGGGTCCGACCTCGTCCGGCGCTCCCGACCCCGACGCCTCGGTCGCGATCCGCCTCGTGCTCGAGCCCGGCAACCTCGACATCCGTCAGACGGCCGGGTCCGCGCTGGACCAGATCCTCGTCGACAACGTCTACCAGGGCCTCGTCGGCCGCACGCCCGAGCAGGAGATCGTGCCGGTCCTCGCCGAGGACTGGACCGTGTCGCCGGACGGCCTCACCTACACCTTCACCCTGCGCGAGGGCGTCACCTTCCACGACGGCCAGGAACTGACCCCGCAGGACGTCGTGTGGTCGCTCACCACGCGCAAGAACACGCCGGAGTGGCGCGACTCCGCTCGGCTCGCGAACGTCACGACCGTCACCGCCGACGGACAGGTCGTCACCCTCGAGCTCGCCGAGCCCGACTCGAGCCTGCTGTGGAACCTCACCGGTCGCGCCGGGATCATCCTCAAAGAGGGCGACACCGTCGACTACAGCACGGCCGCCAACGGCACGGGTCCGTTCCGGCTCGACCAGTGGCGCCAGGGCGACAGCATCACGTTCTCGCGCAACGACGACTACTGGGGCGACCCCGCCCAGGTGGCCGAGGTGGTGTTCGACTACATCCCCGACAACCAGGCCGCCCTCAACGCGGCGCTCGCCGGCGAGGTCGACGTGCTCACCGGGTTCGATGCGAACCTGAAGGAACAGGTCGAGGCGAACGGCGACTTCGCCCTCGAGCTCGGCCAGTCCACCGACAAGGGCACCCTCGCGTTCAACCAGACCTCCGGCCCACTCGCCGACCAGCGCGTACGCCAGGCGATCCGCCAGGCCATCGACCACGACGCATTCATTCAGTCCGGTGCGTCGGGCGAGACCCTCTACGGGCCGATTCCGTCGCTCGATCCGGGCTACGAGGACCTCTCGGATGTCGCACCCTACGACCCCGAAGCAGCGCGCGCACTGCTCGACGAGGCCGGCGTGGACGACCTGGAGCTGACGCTCACGATCCCGAACTTCTACGCGACCACGATCCCGCAGATCCTCGTCTCGAACCTCAATGACGTCGGCATCACGCTCGAGGTGAAGTCCGTGGACTTCTCGACCTGGCTCAACGACGTGTACATCAACCAGGACTACGACCTCAGCTTCGTGCTCCACACCGAGGCGCGCGACTTCGAGAACTGGGCGAACCCCGACTACTACTTCACCTACGACAACCCCGAGGTGCAGGACCTGTACGCGCAGTCGCTCGCCGCGACCGACGAGGCCGAGGCGGCCGAGCTGCTCGCAGAAGCGGCGCGCATCGTGTCGGAGGACGCTGCGGGCGACTGGCTCTACAACGGGGCATCCGTCGTCGCGGTCGGGACTAACATCACCGGTATGCCCTCGATCAACGTCAACGAGCGCCTCAATCTCGCTGAGCTGGCCAAGAGCAACGGGTGA
- a CDS encoding ABC transporter permease, translated as MSTEDRRDAASDAPPSRWAWLGRLWRLSTGRFGLIVVIAVVTTAIVARFWTPFDPQQVDISARWLPPGWPHVLGTDATGRDILSLIMAGARTTVWVAVGAGVIATLVGVALASLGALTARWIRESVAVFVDILIAFPVLIIAMMIAAVWGGSLWVVILSVGIGFGVSIARVTRPELRRVLHSDFVLAGRASGLTPAQNLLRHLMPNVAPVFIVQLSWAMAVAVLAEAGLSYLGFGAPVTEPSWGLLLAELQQFITVHPLSVVWPGLAITVTVLGLNLLGDGLREATDPTLSHARGAGRVARTHVPEVVS; from the coding sequence ATGAGCACCGAAGATCGGCGGGATGCGGCATCCGACGCACCTCCGTCGCGCTGGGCGTGGCTCGGCCGGCTGTGGCGCCTGTCGACGGGACGGTTCGGCCTGATCGTCGTGATCGCGGTGGTCACCACGGCGATCGTCGCCCGGTTCTGGACGCCGTTCGATCCGCAGCAGGTGGACATCTCCGCGCGGTGGCTGCCGCCGGGCTGGCCGCACGTGCTGGGAACCGATGCGACCGGGCGCGACATCCTGAGCCTCATCATGGCCGGCGCGCGCACGACCGTGTGGGTCGCCGTCGGTGCCGGGGTCATCGCCACGCTCGTCGGCGTCGCACTGGCCTCGCTCGGGGCGCTCACCGCCCGCTGGATCCGCGAATCGGTGGCGGTGTTCGTCGACATCCTCATCGCGTTCCCCGTGCTGATCATCGCGATGATGATCGCGGCGGTGTGGGGCGGATCGCTCTGGGTCGTGATCCTTTCGGTCGGCATCGGGTTCGGCGTGAGCATCGCCCGCGTGACCAGGCCGGAGCTGCGGCGCGTGTTGCACAGCGACTTCGTGCTCGCCGGTCGCGCCTCGGGCCTCACGCCGGCGCAGAACCTCCTGCGCCACCTGATGCCCAACGTCGCGCCCGTGTTCATCGTGCAGCTGTCGTGGGCGATGGCGGTGGCGGTGCTGGCCGAGGCCGGCCTGTCGTACCTCGGCTTCGGCGCCCCCGTCACCGAGCCGTCGTGGGGGCTGCTCCTGGCCGAGCTGCAGCAGTTCATCACGGTGCATCCGCTGTCGGTGGTGTGGCCCGGACTGGCGATCACCGTCACCGTGCTCGGGCTCAACCTGCTCGGCGACGGACTGCGCGAGGCCACCGACCCGACGCTCAGCCATGCGCGCGGCGCCGGCAGGGTCGCCCGCACCCACGTGCCGGAGGTGGTCTCGTGA
- a CDS encoding ATP-binding cassette domain-containing protein, with the protein MTLEVEGLTIDIQGRRVVDGVSFSVPDGARVGLIGESGSGKSLTALAVLGLLPDGATASGSIRWNGRELIGLTDRELAELRGDEIGIVFQEPRTALNPIRTVGRQIAESIRIHEKASKKDAAARAIAEAARVALPDPERIVSRYPHQLSGGQRQRVAIAMALACRPRLLIADEPTTALDVTIQAEILDLLLSLVRDDGMSLVFITHDLAVLSQIATHGVVLEDGRVVEDAPVSTLLTAPVSPVTQGLLRDATATLWRPGGTA; encoded by the coding sequence GTGACGCTCGAGGTGGAAGGCCTCACGATCGACATCCAGGGCAGACGGGTCGTCGACGGGGTGTCGTTCTCGGTGCCCGACGGCGCTCGCGTCGGGCTCATCGGGGAGTCCGGCTCGGGCAAGTCGCTCACCGCGCTCGCCGTGCTCGGACTGCTCCCCGACGGGGCGACGGCGAGCGGCAGCATCCGCTGGAACGGTCGCGAGCTGATCGGCCTGACCGACCGCGAGCTGGCCGAGCTGCGCGGCGACGAGATCGGCATAGTGTTCCAGGAGCCGCGGACCGCGCTCAACCCGATCCGCACCGTGGGGCGGCAGATCGCCGAGTCGATCCGCATCCACGAGAAGGCGTCGAAGAAGGATGCCGCGGCCCGCGCGATCGCCGAGGCCGCCCGGGTCGCCCTGCCCGATCCCGAGCGGATCGTGTCGCGCTACCCGCACCAGCTGTCGGGCGGTCAGCGTCAGCGCGTCGCAATCGCGATGGCGCTCGCGTGCCGGCCGCGACTGCTGATCGCCGACGAGCCGACGACGGCGCTCGACGTGACGATCCAGGCGGAGATCCTCGACCTGCTGCTGTCGCTCGTGCGCGACGACGGCATGTCGCTCGTGTTCATCACCCACGACCTCGCCGTGCTGTCGCAGATCGCGACGCACGGGGTCGTGCTCGAAGACGGCAGGGTCGTGGAGGATGCCCCGGTCTCGACCCTCCTCACCGCGCCGGTCTCGCCCGTCACGCAGGGTCTGCTGCGCGATGCGACTGCGACGCTGTGGCGCCCGGGAGGCACGGCATGA
- a CDS encoding ABC transporter ATP-binding protein has product MSLVRARGLTRRYPAPKATVFGPRVFTTGLEDADLDVAEGSAVGIIGESGSGKSTLVRLLLGLDTPTGGTVEFDGRVVDATAGARSLHWLRRQTGIVFQDPYASLDPRMSVGRIVGEPLWALGIDGDRRARVREVLEDVGLEAAMANRFPHEFSGGQRQRIALARAIAHRPRLLVGDEPLSALDVTVRAQILALLGELRARDGITLVMVSHDIGVVQNLCDEVVVMKDGRIVEEGPTEKVLLQPQVAYTRRLLASIPVIDPSA; this is encoded by the coding sequence ATGAGCCTCGTGCGAGCGCGCGGGCTCACCCGCCGCTACCCCGCGCCGAAAGCCACGGTCTTCGGCCCTCGCGTCTTCACGACCGGCCTCGAGGACGCCGACCTCGACGTGGCCGAGGGCTCGGCGGTCGGCATCATCGGCGAATCGGGTTCGGGCAAGTCGACGCTGGTGCGGCTGCTGCTCGGCCTCGACACCCCCACCGGCGGCACGGTCGAGTTCGACGGGCGGGTCGTGGACGCGACCGCGGGCGCCCGGTCGCTCCACTGGCTCCGCCGGCAGACCGGCATCGTGTTCCAGGACCCGTATGCGTCGCTCGACCCGCGCATGAGCGTCGGCCGGATCGTCGGCGAGCCGCTGTGGGCGCTCGGGATCGACGGCGACCGACGTGCGCGCGTGCGCGAGGTGCTCGAGGATGTCGGCCTGGAAGCCGCGATGGCGAACCGGTTCCCGCACGAGTTCTCGGGCGGGCAGCGGCAGCGCATCGCTCTCGCCCGGGCGATCGCGCACCGTCCCCGGCTGCTGGTCGGCGACGAGCCGCTGTCGGCGCTCGACGTCACCGTGCGGGCGCAGATCCTCGCGCTGCTGGGCGAGCTCCGCGCTCGCGACGGGATCACGCTCGTGATGGTCTCGCACGACATCGGGGTCGTGCAGAACCTGTGCGACGAGGTGGTCGTGATGAAGGACGGCCGCATCGTGGAGGAGGGCCCCACCGAGAAGGTGCTGCTCCAGCCGCAGGTCGCCTACACGCGGCGCCTGCTGGCGTCGATCCCCGTGATCGACCCGAGCGCCTGA